The Clostridioides sp. ES-S-0010-02 genome window below encodes:
- a CDS encoding DUF421 domain-containing protein: MTVVLIRSIILYITVLIALRVMGKGEIAEMNCFDLVITLLIAEVASVPMENNNIPIINGVAAITGLVIMQTLISFLSLKSRKLSSFLSGKPSVLIDKGKIVYNELKKERVSIDELLEQLRIQGYFNIKDVQYAILETDGNLSVVPASSYNSTPPRAFNHLPIPLILDGKIINKNLDMAEKDTNWLMGILKSNHIETFKDVLICVLDENDKIFIQNKKGD, encoded by the coding sequence ATGACAGTGGTATTAATAAGAAGTATTATATTATACATAACAGTGTTGATTGCACTTAGAGTCATGGGAAAAGGTGAAATCGCTGAAATGAACTGTTTTGACTTGGTCATAACACTTTTAATTGCAGAAGTTGCATCCGTCCCAATGGAAAATAATAATATACCAATTATAAATGGTGTTGCAGCAATAACTGGCCTTGTAATTATGCAGACTCTAATTTCATTTTTATCCTTAAAAAGCAGAAAATTAAGTTCATTTTTATCAGGTAAACCTTCTGTCTTAATTGACAAAGGAAAGATTGTATATAATGAACTTAAAAAAGAAAGAGTTAGTATAGATGAGTTGTTAGAACAATTGAGAATTCAAGGTTACTTCAACATAAAAGATGTACAATATGCTATTTTAGAGACTGATGGTAATTTAAGTGTGGTTCCAGCATCAAGTTATAATAGTACTCCTCCAAGAGCTTTTAACCATTTACCAATTCCACTTATTTTGGATGGTAAAATAATAAATAAAAATCTTGATATGGCTGAAAAAGATACTAACTGGTTAATGGGTATCTTAAAGTCTAACCACATAGAAACTTTTAAAGATGTTCTTATTTGTGTTTTAGATGAAAATGACAAAATATTTATT
- a CDS encoding exonuclease domain-containing protein, whose protein sequence is MKYKLFIDFEFNILDDNKYKLEYSGAELISIGCVLVDNDFNIVDDYYSLVKPKYNEILSFKCKKLTKLNQLEINNAPNLLYVMDDFFKWFKKFSDVTIYNWGDFDIAGLLNSFRVYKYAGTCLELFNMMIDIQPFISQHITYKNRVLSKQLSLLNMKKIFSVEGEIKHNSLSDALDLMNVCKCFYLNYPKDTNTLEELYNKLPPIKNPLYYIPYFEDENFELKFDKTPEDIIMYLKQIFNILNISKKDIYFKKRSVLVNNSKIINFKNLSSSFKLIKLNEFEEYPDFVLKLGDKKNFVESVVKINKSNRKSIKNLILRLSRVP, encoded by the coding sequence ATGAAATACAAGTTATTTATAGACTTTGAATTTAATATATTAGATGATAATAAATACAAGCTAGAATATAGTGGAGCTGAATTGATTTCAATAGGTTGTGTTTTGGTAGATAATGACTTTAATATAGTTGATGATTATTATTCTTTAGTTAAACCAAAATACAATGAAATACTTTCATTTAAGTGTAAAAAACTCACTAAATTAAACCAGTTAGAAATTAATAATGCTCCTAATCTTTTATATGTTATGGATGATTTTTTCAAATGGTTTAAAAAATTTAGCGATGTTACAATATATAATTGGGGTGATTTTGATATTGCTGGTCTTCTAAATTCCTTTAGAGTATATAAATATGCGGGTACCTGCTTAGAGTTATTCAATATGATGATTGATATTCAACCTTTTATATCTCAGCATATTACATATAAAAATAGAGTCTTATCTAAGCAACTATCTTTACTAAATATGAAAAAGATTTTTTCTGTAGAGGGAGAAATTAAACATAATTCACTTTCAGATGCTCTGGATTTAATGAATGTATGTAAATGCTTTTACCTTAACTATCCTAAAGATACTAATACACTTGAAGAATTATACAATAAACTGCCTCCTATTAAAAATCCTTTATATTATATTCCCTATTTTGAGGATGAAAATTTTGAACTTAAATTTGATAAGACTCCAGAAGATATAATAATGTATCTTAAACAAATATTCAATATATTAAATATAAGTAAAAAAGACATTTATTTTAAAAAAAGAAGTGTATTAGTAAATAATTCTAAAATTATCAACTTCAAAAACTTATCTTCTTCTTTTAAATTAATAAAGCTCAATGAATTTGAAGAATATCCTGATTTTGTATTGAAATTAGGTGATAAAAAGAATTTTGTTGAATCTGTAGTTAAGATAAATAAAAGTAATAGAAAATCCATAAAAAATTTAATATTGAGATTATCAAGAGTACCTTAA